One window of Amaranthus tricolor cultivar Red isolate AtriRed21 chromosome 13, ASM2621246v1, whole genome shotgun sequence genomic DNA carries:
- the LOC130797736 gene encoding eukaryotic initiation factor 4A-9-like, translating to MAGLAPEGSQFDARQFDNKMSELLSEEGSDFFTSYDEVYESFDKMGLHENLLRGIYAYGFEKPSAIQQRGIVPFCKGLDVIQQAQSGTGKTATFCSGILQQLDYELMECQALVLAPTRELAQQIEKVMRALGDYLNVKVHACVGGTSVREDQRILAAGVHVVVGTPGRVFDMLRRNSLRATSIKMFVLDEADEMLSRGFKDQIYDIFQQLPPKIQVGVFSATMPPEALEITRKFMNKPVRILVKRDELTLEGIKQFYVNVDKEEWKLDTLCDLYETLAITQSVIFVNTRRKVDWLTDQMRARDHTVSATHGDMDQNTRDIIMREFRSGSSRVLITTDLLARGIDVQQVSLVINYDLPTQPENYLHRIGRSGRFGRKGVAINFVTRDDEKMLFDIQKFYNVTIEELPANVADLI from the exons GCTTTCCGAGGAAGGAAGTGATTTCTTCACTTCATACGATGAGGTTTATGAAAGCTTTGATAAAATGGGTTTGCATGAGAATCTTCTTAGAGGAATATATGCCTATG GTTTTGAGAAACCGTCTGCAATTCAACAAAGGGGGATTGTTCCTTTTTGCAAGGGTCTTGATGTGATTCAGCAAGCGCAGTCTGGTACTGGTAAAACTGCCACCTTTTGTTCTGGTATCCTCCAACAGTTGGATTATGAGTTAATGGAATGCCAAGCTCTTGTTCTAGCTCCTACTAGGGAGCTTGCTCAACAAATTGAGAAGGTTATGCGTGCCCTGGGTGATTATTTGAATGTAAAGGTTCATGCTTGTGTTGGAGGAACAAGCGTCCGAGAGGACCAAAGGATCTTGGCTGCAGGAGTACATGTGGTTGTTGGTACTCCCGGGCGTGTCTTTGACATGTTGCGTAGAAATTCTCTTCGTGCTACTAGTATCAAAATGTTTGTTCTTGATGAAGCCGATGAGATGCTTTCTCGGGGTTTTAAGGATCAG ATCTATGACATTTTCCAACAACTACCACCCAAGATCCAAGTTGGAGTGTTTTCTGCAACTATGCCGCCTGAGGCCCTTGAAATTACCAGAAAGTTTATGAATAAGCCTGTTAGAATTCTTGTGAAGCGAGATGAGCTCACCCTTGAAGGTATCAAGCAATTCTATGTAAATGTTGACAAGGAAGAGTGGAAACTTGACACTCTATGTGACCTTTATGAGACCTTGGCAATCACTCAGAGTGTCATCTTTGTGAACACTAGGAGGAAGGTCGACTGGTTGACTGACCAAATGAGAGCCCGTGATCACACAGTGTCAGCCACACATGGTGACATGGACCAAAACACTAGAGACATCATTATGCGTGAGTTCCGTTCTGGTTCATCCCGTGTCCTCATTACTACCGACCTTCTTGCTCGTGGTATCGATGTGCAGCAAGTATCGCTGGTTATCAACTATGATTTGCCTACCCAACCAGAAAACTATTTGCACAGGATAGGACGTAGTGGACGGTTTGGAAGAAAGGGTGTTGCTATCAATTTTGTAACCCGTGACGATGAGAAGATGCTTTTTGATATCCAGAAATTCTACAATGTGACGATTGAGGAGCTTCCCGCTAATGTTGCTGATCTTATCTGA
- the LOC130797737 gene encoding U-box domain-containing protein 52 → MWLSKENIDKKDTSNQLIAVAIDRDKGSQHALKWAIDNLLQRGQTVVLVHVKLKPSYGSSPHLVINGRHWDQQTKDLFLPFRCFCTRKDIQCRDIVLEDSEVQKALIEFVTQSAVEVLIMGAASKGSFLRFSKTDTPLAVSKAVPEFCSVYIISKGGKISYLKSACRQPPPVSHLRNQIMNQPVSAPASPPLQSRKGSEKTTPSGSPFAGSGFDENELKSAFASRGVRHPHVKSYGDLLLDTDISFVSSGRPSVDKALPSSLFDGSEERKSTNRLSTSSDTADFFCDSYNRRSLDIPLSPPPRSSNASASASTDDYSNISWSNMQSQSMDDVEAHMKRLKMELKQTMELKQSMNLYNYACKEAINAKQKALELQRWKIEEERKMDDVQNYEESATRSSTEKERLKSTTTKIEAQKRLAELDSQKRVNAEMKTLKEAEQKNKVMDCMDTSIRYRRYTIEEIEIATEFFAEQRKIGEGGYGPVFRCQLDHTLVAVKVLRPDAAQGRSQFQQEVEVLSCIRHPNMVLLLGACPEYGCLVYEYMHNGSLEDRLLCRGGSPPLLWQHRFRIAAEIATGLLFLHQSKPEPLVHRDLKPGNILLDRNLVAKISDVGLARLVPPNVADEVTQYRMTSTAGTFCYIDPEYQQTGMLGVKSDVYSLGIMLLQLITAKSPMGLAHHVERAIEKGKFEEFLDPLVTDWPINEALAFAKLSLKCAELRRRDRPDLGTVLLPELCKLRNIAEDSLDSIIFGGGHSSTSQVSMGHELSGPQSHESNQSSTFGGD, encoded by the exons ATGTGGCtttcaaaagaaaatatagaCAAAAAGGACACATCAAATCAATTAATAGCAGTAGCAATTGATCGTGATAAAGGGAGTCAACATGCCCTAAAATGGGCAATTGATAATCTCCTTCAAAGAGGCCAAACTGTTGTTCTTGTTCATGTTAAACTTAAGCCTTCTTATGGTTCTTCTCCCCATCTTGTCATCAATG GAAGACATTGGGATCAACAAACAAAGGATTTATTCCTCCCCTTTCGTTGCTTTTGTACAAGAAAAGAT ATACAATGCCGGGACATTGTGCTTGAAGACTCAGAAGTTCAAAAGGCATTGATCGAGTTTGTTACTCAATCAGCTGTTGAGGTCTTAATCATGGGAGCAGCCTCTAAAGGTTCCTTCTTGAG ATTTAGCAAGACAGATACTCCACTAGCCGTATCAAAAGCAGTACCAGAATTTTGCAGCGTTTATATAATATCAAAAGGAGGTAAAATTTCATACTTGAAATCTGCTTGTCGTCAACCACCACCCGTTTCTCATCTTAGAAATCAAATTATGAATCAACCTGTATCTGCTCCTGCTTCACCTCCTCTCCAATCTAGAAAAG GATCAGAAAAAACAACACCTTCTGGGTCACCATTTGCCGGATCCGGATTTGATGAAAATGAGCTCAA GTCAGCATTTGCAAGTCGAGGGGTAAGACATCCACATGTAAAGTCATACGGTGACTTACTATTAGACACAGATATCTCATTTGTAAGCTCAGGAAGACCAAGCGTTGATAAAGCTTTGCCTTCTTCACTGTTTGATGGTTCCGAAGAAAGAAAGAGTACCAACAGATTATCTACAAGCTCTGATActgctgattttttttgtgattCTTACAATCGAAGATCTCTCGACATTCCTTTGTCTCCTCCTCCTCGTTCCTCTAATGCTTCTGCTTCTGCTTCTACTGATGATTACTCTAATATCAGTTGGTCTAACATGCAATCACAATCAATG GACGATGTTGAAGCTCACATGAAAAGACTAAAGATGGAGTTGAAACAAACGATGGAGTTGAAACAATCGATGAATTTGTATAATTATGCATGCAAAGAAGCAATCAACGCCAAGCAAAAG GCTCTTGAATTGCAAAGGTGGAAAATAGAAGAAGAACGTAAGATGGACGATGTTCAAAATTATGAAGAATCAGCAACACGGTCATCAACTGAAAAAGAGAGATTAAAATCTACGACAACGAAAATCGAAGCTCAAAAACGATTAGCTGAACTTGATTCACAGAAAAGGGTTAATGCAGAGATGAAAACATTAAAGGAAGCTGAGCAGAAGAACAAGGTTATGGATTGTATGGATACATCAATTAGATATAGAAGGTACACTATTGAAGAGATTGAAATTGCTACTGAATTTTTTGCTGAACAACGCAAAATTGGAGAAGGGGGTTATGGTCCTGTCTTTAGATGTCAATTAGATCACACATTAGTTGCTGTTAAAGTTTTACGTCCTGATGCTGCTCAAGGAAGATCTCAGTTTCAACAAGAG gtcgaagTGCTTAGTTGTATTCGACATCCAAATATGGTTCTTCTATTGGGAGCTTGTCCCGAATATGGTTGTTTAGTATACGAGTATATGCACAACGGAAGCCTTGAAGATCGCCTTCTTTGTCGAGGGGGAAGTCCACCACTCCTTTGGCAACATAGGTTTCGCATTGCTGCAGAAATCGCCACAGGACTTTTATTCCTACACCAAAGTAAACCAGAGCCATTGGTACATAGAGACTTAAAACCAGGCAACATTCTTTTAGATCGAAATTTAGTTGCAAAAATTAGTGATGTTGGTTTAGCTAGGTTGGTTCCTCCAAATGTTGCTGATGAGGTAACACAATATAGGATGACTTCCACTGCTGGTACTTTTTGCTATATTGATCCTGAATATCAACAAACAG GTATGCTTGGAGTGAAATCAGATGTGTATTCACTTGGCATAATGCTATTGCAATTGATAACTGCAAAGTCACCAATGGGTTTAGCACACCATGTTGAAAGAGCAATTGAGAAGGGAAAATTTGAAGAATTTTTGGACCCATTAGTTACTGATTGGCCTATTAATGAGGCTTTGGCTTTTGCTAAATTATCACTTAAATGTGCTGAGTTAAGGAGAAGAGATAGACCAGATCTTGGGACAGTTTTATTACCAGAGCTTTGTAAATTGAGAAACATAGCAGAAGATAGCCTTGATTCAATCATTTTTGGAGGTGGTCATTCATCTACTAGCCAAGTCTCTATGGGACAT GAGTTAAGTGGTCCTCAATCTCATGAAAGTAATCAGAGCTCAACATTTGGTGGAGACTAA